The segment CAACGAACGACTCGACACGGCCATCGACGAACTCGCTGCCCTGCGTACCGCCCTGGCCCGGATCGGCAACAACATCAACCAGATAGCCTACGTCCACAACGTCGGCGGACAGCCCCTCCCCGGCGAACTCGACCACGCACTGAGCGTTCTGACCCGGTCCCTCGGCCGCCTCGACGACGCGGCGAACGACCTGGTCGACAGGCGGCTGTGATGGTTCCCGACATTGGACGTGGCTCCCGCACCCACGGACTCCTCGTCTACCTCTACGGCCCCGGTCGGCGCGAGGAGCACACCGACGCGCACCTCGTCGGCTCCTGGGACGGCTTCGCCCCCGACCCTGGCCGCGACACCGACCCGCAAGTCACCCTCGCCCGCCTCACCGCCGCCCTCGACCTC is part of the Streptomyces sp. NBC_00250 genome and harbors:
- the mobC gene encoding plasmid mobilization relaxosome protein MobC; amino-acid sequence: MVAAAALRGVTVARFLAAAGLAAARGSAALHTNERLDTAIDELAALRTALARIGNNINQIAYVHNVGGQPLPGELDHALSVLTRSLGRLDDAANDLVDRRL